Within Citrus sinensis cultivar Valencia sweet orange chromosome 1, DVS_A1.0, whole genome shotgun sequence, the genomic segment ACACTAAACATATTAGGTGATTATGCAAAGGAAAAGCAAGGACAAATGGGAAAATTATCACCCACCATAGCCATCCCAGCAGTTCCACATGATGGAGGCGGCATTCCTGATATGGTGTAGCCCATAACATTTACAGAAACTGCATCCACTACATTAACCTTGTAATTCCTCAAATCCTCCATTGTCAAGATCCCCCCAGCCTTGCTCACATCTTTGACCAACATCTCACCAACAGTTCCATTATACAAGGCCTGTGGTCCTTGTTCTGCCACTGCCTCCAGGCTCTGAGCAAGCTTTTCATTGTAGCACTTATCACCAGGTTTCAACAACTTCCCATTTGGTGCAAACACTTCTTGTAAGCCACGATCATTCAGGATCCTCCCACCGCTCTTGGCTATGTGGCGTCCAAGATAGGGAGCAACCACAAAACCTTCTTTGGCGAGCTTTATTGCAGGTTGGAACAGAGTCCTCCAAGCTAGACGCCCGTGCTTCAACCAAGCTTCATGAAGACCGGCTATCTCACCAGGAACTCCCATCGACAGTGCACCCGCATAGTTGGCTCCAGGATTGTTCTCATACATATCCTGTTTGATGACAATTACAATATTGACCTCCAAGAGAAccaaatttcttataaaagaTTTTCATAAAATCGTATGGTGTATTATTCAAACATTACCTGTGAAGCCGCTAGAGGGGCAGTTTCTCTCATATCAAAAGCCTGAGTTTGCGAGGTTGCTGAAGATCTCACAATCATAAATGAACCGCCTCCAATTCCACTTGCCATGGGATTAACAACGCCAAGGCATAATGCAGTTGCCACCGCGGCATCAACAGCATGGCCGCCCTGTCTAAGCATTGATGCTCCAATTTCGGAACAACGGCCATCATCAGCCGCAACAACACCTTGCTCTGACTCCACAATATCGGCACCACTGGCTTTGAACCTTCCACTGTTATGGTTTCCTTCTCtgaacatccaacaacttacttCCTCTCTGTATATGAGGCCTACGACTGAAatacacaaattaaaattaaataataataataataatataataacaacaacaacaacaacaacaaccaatCTAACCCCCCTCcaccaccccccccccccccccccaccaaaaaaaaaaattggaacaGTCTTTTGAGTAAACGAACTTGATATGATTAACAGTACGAGAAGGAGCCGTAGAAGTTTGCTCCAGCTTTTGTGCTTGCTATTTGAGGAATAATCACTGCCCAAAAATGGGTCTTTGATGCCATTTGGCTTCATGATTCTTCTGTAACAGTACAGAAACTGAGAATCTGAAAATTCTGAGAATGCTGAAAATAAGGGAGGTGTTAGTTGGATTCCTATGCTCGCTTGACAAGATAGTGGGTACCTAATACCTATGGTAGTTGTATTACAAGACCACATGCGCATAGGTGATTTGTCCGAAGTTCCATTACTCTTGTCACCAATTAAAGTTTGCCACCTCAGTAAAATTCATTAAGTAGAATTTgcattatttctttaaatagaATTTGCATTTCTCTCCATCATCAAAATGTACATGCCCAAAAAAGCATCTGTGTACATATTTGCCATATCGAATATTGATCTCTCTtttcatgtttttatttattcttttttctgttAATTAGCTTATAACCTTACTCAGGTGGAGTTTTTGCTGTAACGTGAAGGTGGTGGCCCCAGAAAATCATAGCTTTTGCAACACTAAGTATGGGAATATGGATGATGATTCATAATTAAATCTCAGTCGTGGGATACGATTACTCCATCGGAACACCATTACACAATCAAATCAGGTGGTGGCCTACAAATACATCTATGTACATGTTTGTCATACTGAATATTAATCTCTCTTTTTacgtttatttattctttattttgttaattagcTTACAACTACACTCAGGTGGAGTTTTGCTGTGACGTGAAGGTAATGGCCTCAAAAAATCATAGCTTTTGCAACTCTATGCATGAGAACGTGGATGATGACTCATGATTAAATGCCAGTCATGCGATACGATGACTGCTTTGGATCACAATGACACAATCAAATCACTGTTAAAAAACTCCATTGCTTTTGAAGTTGATTTCTCCTACAAAATGGAATCAGCGTTGGcaaatgggtaatttttaaaaacctcccctgaagTTTgagcttgttgcaagtagatggtaagaatttatttatttataaaaaatcccCCTACATTTTTGCTCCGTTTGGTTGCCGTTTGTGTAGTTATGGGCATTGTTGACATTTcgcaataaaataaattttttgcaaCTTTCGTTGCCTTGAGAACAATAACTAATCATTTCAGTTACTTTATTCTGacataaataaaaaccaaacttgcaaaaagaaagtttgtaataaattgttttaacttaaatatCTAATCAAATCAATTGTAAGCACACAACACACAAACTCACTAATCTAATCTAAATTAACACacaagaaaatatcaaaaaagTGAAAACACAATCCAATACAACGAACACGCAGCCGGCCAAGCGGCTACCCAGCCCAGCCATCCCATCACTGTGAAGCCAAGTCAGTGCAACGCAACCTCTTCTCCACCGCGACACGACCTTTGCTCCACTGCGACCTCACTGCAATCTGCCCCCTGCAACCTCTGCTGCATCTTATTTGACTTCGAACGCGCTGTCTCGAAGTTGACCGACTGCCACCTCTTAGATC encodes:
- the LOC102607834 gene encoding glutathione hydrolase 3-like, producing the protein MKPNGIKDPFLGSDYSSNSKHKSWSKLLRLLLVLLIISIVGLIYREEVSCWMFREGNHNSGRFKASGADIVESEQGVVAADDGRCSEIGASMLRQGGHAVDAAVATALCLGVVNPMASGIGGGSFMIVRSSATSQTQAFDMRETAPLAASQDMYENNPGANYAGALSMGVPGEIAGLHEAWLKHGRLAWRTLFQPAIKLAKEGFVVAPYLGRHIAKSGGRILNDRGLQEVFAPNGKLLKPGDKCYNEKLAQSLEAVAEQGPQALYNGTVGEMLVKDVSKAGGILTMEDLRNYKVNVVDAVSVNVMGYTISGMPPPSCGTAGMAMVLNILDSYGSSDSAKGNLGLHRIIEALKHMFAARMNLGDPNFVNISSVLSEMLSLSFAKQIQQKIFDNTTFPPDYYMNRWSQLRDHGTSHFCIVDAERNAVSMTTTVNYPFGAGILSPSTGIVLNNEMGDFSIPTENPPDMLPPTPANFIKPNKRPLSSMTPLIITKDNQLAGVIGGSGGLHIIPAVIQVFLNHFIFGIESLAAVQNPRVYHKVIPNVVMYENWTVIDGDHIELADETKLFLEERRHQLEGRAGGAIVQLIVQTLGNPINEAQKLRKYMGNAQVLHGILTAVSDPRKDGRPAAV